In Deinococcus proteolyticus MRP, a single genomic region encodes these proteins:
- a CDS encoding M3 family metallopeptidase has translation MTFPNHSQPDGSQPADPQADNPLLDIQFQIPFDRLKPEHAQPAIETLLDQSRAALEQLAQAETRDFAGFMDDLDRLTRELDTARTVVGHMDSVVATDEWRAAEQAILPGVTEFYTSLGLDAGLWQALKAYAETPAARELDPVRARFLKLTMDEFRRGGADLPEDDKAKLQELNAELAQVTNTFAKNVLDSIAAFELYVPAERLAGVPQRVQDATRADAEARGKEGHRLTLQAPTLQPILTYADDRELRRELWQANGMVGQQPERDNRPLIRRILALRREKAQLLGYRNFADLVLEDRMAGSGEAALNFERDLEAKTRPAWERENAELEAYYRSKAGADAPALAHWDLAYWAEKQRQEKYAFDSEELRPYFELNSVLAGLFEIVQRVFGITVREAQAPGWHPDVKYYDIFAEGGEHIASFYTDWFPRDTKRGGAWMNAFSTGGPQESGFVPHLGLMCGNMTPPGKDSPALLSLDEVETVFHEFGHLLHHALSRVEVRSLSGTNVAWDFVELPSQIMENWVWQREALDLFARHYQTGERLPDDLFAKMLAARNYRAASLAMRQYSFGLTDLSLHVEYDPASDLDPVAYARETMGRFHALPLPENYAMVAQFGHLFADPVGYGAGYYSYKWAEVLDADAFSRFEQGGIFNRETGREFVDRLLGQGGSKDPAELYRDFMGRDPDPDALLRRSGLL, from the coding sequence ATGACCTTCCCAAATCATTCGCAGCCGGACGGTTCACAGCCGGCCGACCCGCAGGCCGACAATCCCTTGCTGGACATCCAGTTCCAGATTCCCTTCGACCGGCTCAAGCCCGAGCACGCCCAGCCGGCCATTGAGACCCTGCTGGACCAGTCCCGCGCCGCGCTGGAGCAGCTGGCGCAGGCGGAAACCCGTGACTTTGCCGGGTTCATGGACGACCTCGACCGCCTGACCCGCGAGCTGGATACGGCCCGCACCGTGGTGGGACACATGGACAGCGTGGTGGCGACCGACGAGTGGCGCGCTGCCGAGCAGGCCATCTTGCCGGGCGTGACCGAGTTCTACACGTCGCTGGGCCTGGACGCCGGGCTGTGGCAGGCACTCAAAGCGTATGCCGAGACGCCGGCCGCGCGGGAGCTGGACCCGGTGCGCGCCCGCTTCCTCAAGCTCACGATGGACGAGTTCCGCCGGGGCGGCGCCGACCTGCCGGAAGATGACAAGGCCAAATTGCAGGAGCTGAACGCCGAGCTGGCGCAGGTCACCAACACTTTCGCCAAAAACGTGCTGGATTCTATCGCCGCCTTCGAGCTGTACGTGCCGGCTGAGCGGCTGGCCGGCGTGCCGCAGCGCGTGCAGGACGCCACCCGCGCCGACGCCGAAGCACGCGGCAAAGAGGGGCACCGCCTCACCCTGCAGGCGCCCACCTTGCAGCCCATCCTCACCTACGCCGACGACCGTGAACTGCGCCGTGAACTGTGGCAGGCCAACGGCATGGTGGGCCAGCAGCCGGAGCGCGACAACCGCCCGCTGATTCGCCGCATTCTGGCGCTGCGGCGCGAAAAGGCGCAGCTGCTGGGCTACCGCAACTTCGCTGACCTGGTGCTGGAAGACCGCATGGCCGGCTCGGGCGAGGCAGCGCTGAACTTCGAGCGCGACCTGGAAGCCAAGACCCGTCCCGCCTGGGAGCGCGAGAACGCCGAGCTGGAAGCGTATTACCGCAGCAAGGCCGGCGCCGACGCCCCAGCGCTGGCCCACTGGGACCTCGCCTACTGGGCCGAGAAACAGAGGCAGGAAAAGTACGCTTTCGACTCGGAGGAACTGCGCCCCTACTTCGAGCTGAACAGCGTATTGGCGGGCCTGTTCGAAATCGTGCAGCGGGTATTCGGTATCACCGTGCGGGAGGCGCAGGCCCCCGGCTGGCACCCCGATGTCAAGTACTACGACATCTTTGCTGAAGGCGGTGAACACATCGCCAGCTTTTATACCGACTGGTTCCCGCGCGACACCAAGCGCGGCGGCGCTTGGATGAATGCCTTCAGCACCGGCGGCCCGCAGGAGAGCGGCTTTGTTCCCCACCTGGGGCTGATGTGCGGCAACATGACCCCCCCGGGCAAAGACTCGCCCGCGCTGCTGTCGCTGGACGAGGTGGAAACCGTGTTCCACGAGTTCGGGCACCTGCTGCACCACGCCTTGAGCCGGGTGGAGGTCCGCAGCCTCAGCGGCACCAACGTGGCCTGGGACTTCGTGGAGCTGCCCAGCCAGATTATGGAGAACTGGGTGTGGCAGCGTGAAGCGCTGGACCTGTTTGCCCGGCACTACCAGACCGGCGAGCGGCTGCCCGACGACCTGTTCGCCAAGATGCTGGCCGCCCGCAACTACCGGGCCGCCAGCCTCGCCATGCGGCAATATTCCTTCGGCCTGACCGACCTGAGCCTGCATGTGGAATACGACCCGGCCAGCGACCTGGACCCGGTAGCCTACGCCCGCGAAACCATGGGCCGCTTCCACGCCCTGCCGCTGCCGGAGAACTACGCGATGGTGGCGCAGTTCGGGCACCTGTTTGCCGACCCGGTGGGCTACGGCGCCGGCTACTACTCGTACAAGTGGGCCGAAGTGCTGGATGCCGACGCCTTTTCGCGCTTCGAGCAGGGCGGCATCTTCAACCGTGAGACGGGCCGCGAGTTCGTGGACCGGCTGCTGGGCCAGGGCGGCAGCAAGGACCCCGCCGAGCTGTACCGCGACTTTATGGGCCGTGACCCGGACCCGGACGCGCTGCTGCGCCGCAGCGGCCTGCTGTAA
- a CDS encoding DUF4385 domain-containing protein, translating to MTEKERVSKGPQKKSDRDFDYDLNYAELDLREQPELYRVGRGEQGVLLVQPYKAEILPHWRFATPDKAQESSEKIYAMFLDYLAQGDFVGADMARKFLQMGFTRARRYANHKGGKKYDGPVPEDKKGQSGAHGRQELPRQPEDPVKAEAARIFKAKWDEAEANAEYAALKKDWKARLG from the coding sequence GTGACCGAAAAAGAACGGGTGTCCAAAGGCCCACAGAAAAAGTCGGACCGCGACTTCGACTATGACCTGAACTATGCCGAGCTGGACCTGCGCGAGCAGCCGGAGCTGTACCGTGTGGGCCGGGGCGAACAGGGCGTGCTGCTGGTGCAGCCGTACAAGGCCGAAATTCTGCCGCACTGGCGCTTTGCCACGCCCGACAAGGCGCAGGAGAGCAGCGAGAAAATCTACGCGATGTTTCTGGACTATCTGGCGCAGGGTGATTTCGTGGGTGCGGATATGGCCCGCAAATTCCTGCAGATGGGCTTTACCCGCGCCCGCCGCTACGCCAACCACAAGGGCGGCAAAAAGTACGACGGCCCGGTGCCGGAAGATAAAAAGGGGCAGTCGGGCGCCCATGGCCGCCAGGAGTTGCCGCGCCAGCCCGAGGACCCGGTCAAGGCCGAAGCCGCCCGTATTTTCAAGGCGAAATGGGACGAGGCCGAAGCCAACGCAGAGTACGCCGCGCTGAAAAAAGACTGGAAAGCGCGGCTGGGGTAA
- a CDS encoding c-type cytochrome, translating into MTALLLLGIGGSVAGYRAAVNKVTAHEAHAEAGAGEHAEGGDKAAAGGAAAGGEGAAGASETATQEGSGAETETSTPGQGEPDTAAPEDGAQQDQLTEGELAAKEESDAATTTQQDVTDANATAAATATGDAAAGQQFFAGSCAGCHGAEGQGGIGPAMNAHATGWSQPEFAQTLREGLSPRGELAATMPRFSEEQLSDADLNNIYAWVQTLK; encoded by the coding sequence ATGACGGCGCTGCTGCTGCTGGGAATCGGCGGCTCGGTGGCCGGGTACCGCGCCGCGGTGAACAAGGTGACTGCCCACGAAGCTCACGCCGAAGCCGGCGCCGGTGAACATGCAGAGGGCGGCGACAAGGCTGCAGCCGGCGGTGCAGCCGCTGGGGGTGAAGGTGCAGCCGGCGCCTCGGAAACGGCGACCCAGGAAGGCAGCGGAGCGGAGACGGAAACCTCCACCCCTGGACAGGGTGAGCCCGATACCGCTGCCCCCGAGGACGGCGCCCAGCAGGATCAGCTGACCGAAGGCGAGCTGGCCGCCAAGGAAGAGTCCGACGCCGCCACCACCACCCAGCAGGACGTGACCGACGCCAATGCCACTGCCGCGGCCACCGCGACGGGCGACGCGGCCGCCGGCCAGCAGTTCTTCGCTGGTAGCTGCGCCGGCTGCCACGGCGCGGAGGGTCAGGGCGGCATCGGCCCGGCCATGAACGCCCACGCTACCGGCTGGTCCCAGCCCGAATTTGCCCAGACCCTGCGCGAGGGCCTCTCGCCCCGCGGCGAGCTGGCCGCCACCATGCCCCGCTTCAGCGAGGAGCAGTTGTCCGACGCCGACCTCAACAACATCTACGCCTGGGTACAGACCCTGAAATAA
- a CDS encoding sulfite exporter TauE/SafE family protein, producing MTLTLAALLIGLLAGVLGAILGLGGGVVVVPALGLAADALGQPLPIAATIAVSQVGVLAVGLSGAAGYLQRGLVRARTGYLYAPLTIAGGVIGSLLGLVLPGQAVATVFAGLLLYSAYRLLRGGRRVEEGGPESAWAAPSMGFAGVMSGLLGIGGGTVQVPVMNLLGGLPLREAIATSTFIMGLTAVGNTLIYQAGGLLDPDLACAVALGVLLGARAGAGLQERIPAAQLKSLFAGLLLLTAAQLLWKTWA from the coding sequence ATGACCCTCACGCTCGCTGCCCTTCTCATCGGACTGCTGGCTGGAGTGCTAGGGGCCATTCTGGGCCTGGGCGGTGGGGTGGTGGTGGTCCCGGCACTGGGTCTGGCCGCAGACGCCCTGGGCCAGCCGCTGCCGATTGCCGCCACCATCGCAGTCAGCCAGGTGGGCGTACTGGCGGTCGGCCTCAGCGGAGCCGCCGGCTATCTGCAGCGGGGACTGGTCCGCGCACGCACCGGCTACCTTTATGCCCCGCTGACCATCGCCGGCGGGGTCATCGGCAGCTTGCTGGGACTGGTGCTTCCAGGGCAGGCCGTGGCCACCGTATTCGCGGGCCTGCTGCTGTATTCGGCCTACCGGCTGCTCCGGGGGGGACGCCGGGTCGAGGAGGGGGGACCCGAGAGCGCCTGGGCCGCGCCCAGCATGGGCTTTGCCGGGGTCATGAGCGGGCTGCTGGGGATCGGCGGGGGCACAGTGCAGGTGCCGGTGATGAACCTGCTGGGCGGGCTGCCGCTGCGCGAGGCCATCGCCACTTCCACCTTCATCATGGGCCTGACTGCTGTGGGCAACACCCTGATTTATCAGGCGGGAGGCCTGCTTGACCCGGACCTGGCCTGCGCCGTCGCCCTGGGCGTGCTGCTGGGCGCCCGCGCCGGTGCCGGTCTGCAGGAGCGGATTCCAGCGGCTCAGCTCAAAAGCCTTTTCGCCGGCCTGCTTCTGCTCACGGCCGCGCAGCTGCTGTGGAAGACCTGGGCGTAG
- a CDS encoding GGDEF domain-containing protein, producing the protein MKDKSQSPTRAHRLVAAGRWLCGHSTEQAYRFAQRAVQEAEQGGEAERAALAQALNLLGSIEIGLGQPGAARVSFRRAREGALRVGDTEVQFKVANNMALLHHTAGEWHSATQQLLLAQELARQEGIQVPPTLLSMLQTNLAGLHNRWGDPERALHLIDAYHLQQDPSEIVRAYAQLGQATAHLLLAEQSGQLERFAEQAQHLQQAEQALQVVYSLPPEELSYYNGRCELEARLLAQRGEYGQAIAHLTQGLSGLQGRYMDGEIDLQLHLGKLQLQRPDLKPEQRGAAQQAAEEHLKTALSLMDRWGKHYLRLEGLELLADLYERQGRLPEALEMMHQVAAQLRGQVTRPSPDTDLLHYPSDPQTDDASQAEWKRRLQLAEGLARRDSLTGITNRRGADEALPGLLHQLRAPTQSLHLMLIDLDHFKRINDNHSHAVGDRVLQSLAKLLPEVAGLDALSARYGGEEFLVALSGARNEEARRVAEQIRLRTMQLVWDVPGLRVTVSVGLTRAVLHDTVGSLIARADEALYRAKHSGRNRVVELAPHVHPAPRLPPASPA; encoded by the coding sequence ATGAAAGACAAATCACAGTCACCCACACGCGCACATCGACTGGTCGCGGCTGGACGCTGGCTGTGTGGGCATTCCACCGAGCAGGCCTACCGCTTTGCTCAGCGGGCCGTTCAGGAGGCCGAGCAAGGAGGCGAGGCCGAGCGGGCAGCGCTTGCGCAGGCCCTTAATCTGCTGGGCAGCATCGAAATTGGCCTGGGGCAACCGGGAGCCGCCCGCGTCAGCTTCCGGCGTGCCCGTGAGGGAGCGCTGCGCGTAGGCGACACCGAGGTGCAGTTCAAGGTCGCCAACAACATGGCCCTTTTGCACCACACCGCCGGCGAGTGGCACAGCGCCACCCAGCAGCTTCTGCTTGCTCAGGAGCTGGCGCGGCAAGAGGGCATCCAGGTGCCGCCGACACTGCTCAGCATGTTGCAGACCAACTTGGCCGGGCTGCACAACCGCTGGGGAGACCCGGAGCGTGCGCTTCACCTGATTGACGCTTACCACCTGCAACAGGATCCGTCAGAGATTGTGCGGGCCTATGCTCAGCTGGGACAGGCCACGGCCCACCTACTGCTGGCCGAGCAGAGTGGGCAGCTGGAGCGGTTCGCGGAACAGGCCCAGCACCTGCAACAGGCTGAACAGGCATTGCAGGTGGTATACAGCCTGCCTCCCGAAGAACTCTCGTACTACAACGGGCGCTGTGAGCTGGAAGCCCGGCTGCTGGCCCAGCGCGGGGAGTACGGCCAGGCCATCGCCCACCTGACGCAGGGCCTGAGCGGACTGCAGGGGCGGTACATGGACGGTGAAATTGACCTGCAGCTGCACCTGGGCAAGTTGCAGCTGCAGCGCCCGGACCTGAAGCCCGAGCAGCGCGGGGCTGCGCAGCAGGCTGCCGAAGAACATCTCAAGACCGCCCTGAGCCTGATGGACCGCTGGGGCAAGCACTACCTGCGCCTGGAAGGGCTGGAGCTGCTGGCCGACCTGTACGAACGCCAGGGGCGCCTGCCGGAAGCACTGGAGATGATGCACCAAGTGGCTGCGCAGCTGCGCGGCCAAGTGACCCGGCCCTCCCCCGACACCGACCTGCTGCACTATCCCAGCGACCCGCAGACCGACGATGCTTCACAGGCCGAGTGGAAACGGCGCCTGCAGCTGGCTGAGGGGCTGGCCCGCCGCGATTCCCTGACCGGCATCACCAACCGGCGGGGAGCCGACGAAGCCTTGCCCGGTCTGCTGCACCAGCTGCGTGCCCCCACCCAGTCGCTGCACCTGATGCTGATTGACCTGGACCACTTCAAGCGCATCAACGACAACCACTCGCACGCGGTAGGGGACCGGGTCCTGCAGAGCCTGGCCAAGCTGCTGCCGGAGGTGGCTGGGCTGGACGCCCTGAGCGCCCGCTACGGCGGCGAGGAATTTCTGGTGGCCCTGAGCGGCGCCCGCAACGAGGAAGCGCGCCGGGTGGCCGAACAGATTCGGCTGCGGACCATGCAGCTGGTATGGGACGTGCCGGGCCTGCGGGTCACAGTGAGCGTGGGCCTGACCCGCGCCGTGCTGCACGATACGGTCGGCTCGCTGATTGCCCGCGCCGACGAGGCGCTTTACCGCGCCAAGCACAGCGGCCGCAACCGGGTGGTGGAATTGGCGCCGCATGTCCACCCGGCCCCACGCCTTCCGCCTGCCAGCCCAGCCTGA
- the panD gene encoding aspartate 1-decarboxylase — translation MERIMFRAKIHRATVTQADLDYVGSVTIDQDLLDAADILPNEKVDIWDITNGNRLHTYALSGPRGSGVIGINGAAAHLVQPGDLVIIAAFGNFSEEEARTLEPRVVLVDEKNRLLEQR, via the coding sequence GTGGAAAGAATTATGTTCCGGGCCAAAATTCACCGCGCCACCGTGACCCAGGCCGATCTGGATTACGTGGGCAGCGTGACCATCGACCAGGACCTGCTGGACGCTGCCGACATCCTGCCGAATGAAAAGGTGGATATCTGGGACATCACCAACGGCAACCGTCTGCACACGTACGCCCTGAGCGGCCCACGTGGCAGCGGCGTGATTGGCATCAACGGTGCGGCCGCCCACCTCGTGCAGCCGGGCGACCTGGTCATTATCGCAGCGTTCGGCAATTTCAGCGAAGAAGAGGCCCGCACCCTCGAACCCCGCGTGGTGCTGGTCGACGAAAAGAATCGGCTGCTTGAGCAGCGCTGA
- a CDS encoding VOC family protein, whose product MLKLDHVVIHVSDWERSNRFYADVLGAEVVPHGSGFVYRIGGQQLNVHGPGLEVQEVARLPVQPGNSDLCFEWEGSATEAQVHLAARGVEVSSGPVRRPGAKGEGQSVYFYDPDGSLLEFISYREEK is encoded by the coding sequence GTGCTGAAACTTGACCATGTGGTGATTCATGTCAGTGACTGGGAGCGGTCAAACCGCTTCTACGCCGATGTTCTGGGCGCCGAGGTGGTGCCGCACGGTTCAGGCTTCGTTTACCGCATCGGCGGGCAGCAGCTGAACGTACATGGGCCAGGGCTGGAAGTGCAGGAGGTGGCCCGTCTGCCGGTGCAACCGGGCAATTCGGACCTGTGTTTCGAGTGGGAGGGAAGCGCCACCGAGGCGCAAGTGCATCTTGCTGCGCGGGGAGTGGAAGTGAGTTCCGGACCGGTGCGGCGGCCTGGGGCCAAGGGCGAGGGCCAGAGTGTGTATTTCTACGACCCGGACGGTTCCTTGCTGGAGTTCATCAGTTACCGGGAGGAAAAGTGA
- a CDS encoding toxic anion resistance protein, giving the protein MSEPGSQNLQGLSPAVQEQVRAQARRLATELALHPHHSPEFRRVVAAVQAIGAHAQQQAARRGRAALPATVEPQVLAELRRLVGRLQPARPGLLARLRGHRPTAPTPEEHAQLAAQSAPLLESLYRSQDHLRRQQAALGGELHRLESSQAKLEQALALAAELDHLLSVSLPDLEARQPLHAAVVRDEALYAVRGRHTDLNTALAITAQARLALDLAQQQAAGLDEQLERAAAGVVTALKLARRASQAAALRAQAAQASEQLHTAQQQLAAAPGPDELNTALAQAYAALDQLEQLENRATHLERRGPT; this is encoded by the coding sequence GTGAGTGAGCCCGGCTCTCAAAACTTGCAGGGCCTGTCCCCTGCGGTGCAGGAACAGGTTCGGGCACAGGCCCGCCGACTGGCCACCGAGCTGGCACTGCACCCGCACCACAGCCCCGAATTCCGCCGGGTGGTGGCTGCCGTGCAGGCCATAGGGGCACACGCGCAGCAGCAAGCGGCTCGGCGGGGCCGCGCTGCACTGCCGGCAACGGTTGAGCCACAGGTACTTGCCGAACTGCGCCGGCTGGTGGGGCGCCTGCAGCCGGCCCGGCCCGGGCTGCTGGCACGGCTGCGGGGGCACAGGCCCACAGCTCCCACCCCCGAGGAGCATGCTCAGCTGGCGGCCCAGAGCGCCCCACTGCTGGAGAGCCTGTACCGCAGCCAGGACCACTTGCGGCGGCAACAAGCGGCCCTGGGCGGCGAGCTGCACCGGTTGGAAAGCAGTCAAGCCAAGCTGGAACAGGCACTGGCTTTGGCCGCCGAGCTGGACCACCTGCTGAGTGTCAGCCTCCCGGACCTGGAAGCCAGGCAGCCCCTGCACGCCGCCGTAGTGCGGGACGAGGCGCTTTACGCCGTGCGCGGCCGGCACACCGACCTGAACACTGCACTGGCAATCACGGCGCAGGCCCGGCTGGCCCTGGACCTGGCCCAGCAACAAGCTGCGGGGCTGGACGAGCAGCTGGAGCGGGCGGCTGCCGGTGTGGTCACGGCGCTGAAGCTGGCCCGGCGGGCCTCGCAGGCGGCCGCACTGCGGGCACAGGCGGCCCAGGCCAGCGAGCAGCTGCACACGGCCCAGCAGCAGTTGGCGGCGGCTCCTGGCCCGGATGAGCTGAATACCGCGCTTGCCCAAGCCTACGCTGCACTGGACCAGCTGGAACAACTGGAGAACAGGGCCACCCACCTAGAGCGCAGGGGCCCGACCTGA
- a CDS encoding helical backbone metal receptor: MFSRQTPGHSGPLRLASLVCSNTEILEVLGLLDQVVAVDSHSDSPGLERAVRLGPDQDIRVDQLVQARPDLVLASLSVPGLERVVEAVREAGLPVLVLDPISPQDIAADIRQVAQAVGCPQRGEQEAERFLAGLEAAARGSRRALAAWPRPPRVMVEWWPRPIIAATRDSWVTHLLRDLGAQNAFAKRPGRSSPLTLDEVRASAPDLMTCSWCGVSKLRPEVMEARGLGVPVVCIPESGLGRPGPRLQEGMQALAGALAALPVPER, encoded by the coding sequence ATGTTCTCCCGTCAGACCCCAGGTCATTCAGGCCCGCTGCGGCTGGCCTCGCTGGTGTGCAGCAACACCGAAATCCTGGAAGTGCTAGGCCTGCTGGACCAGGTGGTGGCCGTGGACAGCCACTCGGACAGTCCTGGCCTGGAGCGTGCCGTGCGCCTGGGGCCGGACCAGGACATCCGGGTAGATCAGCTGGTGCAGGCGCGCCCCGACCTGGTGCTGGCCAGCCTGAGCGTGCCCGGCCTGGAGCGGGTGGTGGAGGCGGTCCGGGAAGCTGGCCTGCCGGTGCTGGTGCTGGACCCCATCTCGCCGCAGGACATCGCTGCCGACATCCGGCAAGTGGCGCAGGCAGTGGGATGTCCGCAGCGTGGTGAGCAGGAGGCGGAACGTTTCCTGGCCGGGCTGGAGGCCGCCGCCCGTGGCAGCCGCCGGGCACTGGCTGCCTGGCCCAGGCCACCGCGCGTCATGGTGGAGTGGTGGCCCCGGCCGATCATAGCCGCGACCCGCGACTCTTGGGTGACGCATCTGCTGCGCGACCTGGGCGCCCAGAATGCCTTTGCCAAGCGGCCGGGCCGCAGCAGTCCCCTCACGCTCGACGAGGTCCGGGCCAGTGCGCCCGACCTGATGACATGCTCGTGGTGTGGGGTCAGCAAACTGCGCCCTGAGGTGATGGAAGCCCGTGGCCTGGGCGTCCCGGTGGTGTGTATTCCCGAAAGTGGACTGGGGCGACCCGGCCCGCGTCTGCAAGAAGGCATGCAGGCGCTGGCCGGAGCACTGGCGGCCCTGCCGGTGCCGGAGCGCTGA
- a CDS encoding HD-GYP domain-containing protein, with translation MLAQVLPLLTALLAVGVLGYAAADANQALMAAAAVLLAALTTSLSGPIRWAALLAYPVAFLGYILLFPEQLAAEDLLTATLVLAGLFLIIYREQLNISDLRWQRRTVHALRSGSERLAQAQTAQQVTEAGVEMIYELGLAPNLAYLAYRGGSPQILAARGAFVPFTGQPIFPSHNDSRSVQADHWVVEEALVRLPRSERTRFLAVPVNNRDTQHLGTILLARPSNADFHPDNMGVLQSFARLLGAQLGQFAAIDELREARDLSLKALGGTLEQRDDETGGHTGRVVDLSLRLGRALGFSEAKLTALRWGAYLHDLGKIAIPDAILHKPGLLTPSERKVMESHTKVGYDLLQNLHFLPTETLDLVRYHHEKWNGSGYPAGLRGYDIPETARVFSIVDVYDALTSERPYKEAWSQQRALRELQDQAGKHFDPHYVDVFLRMLQEEGDGGLLQQ, from the coding sequence GTGCTCGCACAAGTTCTTCCCCTGCTGACTGCGCTGCTGGCTGTTGGGGTTCTGGGGTACGCTGCAGCCGACGCCAATCAGGCGCTGATGGCTGCTGCGGCCGTACTGCTGGCAGCCCTGACCACCTCGCTGAGCGGGCCTATCCGCTGGGCAGCGCTGCTGGCCTACCCGGTAGCTTTCCTGGGCTACATCCTGCTGTTTCCCGAGCAGCTGGCGGCTGAAGACCTGCTGACTGCCACGCTGGTGCTGGCGGGACTGTTTCTGATTATCTACCGCGAACAGCTGAATATCAGCGACCTGCGCTGGCAGCGCCGGACCGTACACGCGCTCCGCAGTGGCAGCGAACGACTGGCGCAGGCGCAGACCGCCCAGCAGGTAACCGAAGCCGGCGTGGAAATGATTTACGAGCTGGGCCTGGCCCCCAACCTGGCTTACCTGGCCTACCGGGGGGGCAGCCCGCAGATTCTGGCGGCCCGTGGGGCGTTCGTACCGTTTACCGGGCAACCCATTTTTCCCAGTCACAACGACAGCCGCTCGGTGCAGGCCGACCACTGGGTGGTGGAAGAAGCGCTGGTGCGGCTGCCCCGCAGCGAACGCACCCGCTTTCTGGCGGTGCCGGTCAACAACCGCGATACCCAGCACCTGGGCACCATCTTGCTGGCGCGGCCGAGCAACGCCGACTTTCACCCGGATAATATGGGGGTGCTGCAGTCGTTCGCGCGGCTGCTGGGAGCGCAGCTGGGGCAATTTGCCGCCATCGACGAACTGCGCGAGGCCCGCGACCTCAGCCTCAAGGCGCTGGGCGGCACGCTGGAGCAGCGCGACGACGAAACTGGCGGCCACACCGGCCGGGTGGTGGACCTCAGCCTGCGCCTGGGCCGGGCCCTGGGCTTCAGCGAAGCCAAGCTGACCGCGCTGCGCTGGGGCGCCTACCTGCACGATCTGGGCAAGATTGCCATTCCCGACGCCATTTTGCACAAGCCGGGCCTGCTGACCCCCTCGGAGCGCAAGGTGATGGAGTCGCATACCAAGGTGGGCTACGACCTGTTGCAAAACCTGCACTTTTTGCCCACCGAGACGCTGGACCTGGTGCGCTACCACCATGAGAAGTGGAACGGCAGCGGCTACCCGGCGGGTCTGCGCGGCTACGACATCCCCGAAACGGCCCGCGTGTTCAGCATTGTGGACGTGTACGACGCCCTGACCAGTGAGCGCCCCTACAAGGAAGCCTGGAGCCAGCAGCGTGCATTGCGGGAACTGCAGGACCAGGCGGGCAAGCACTTCGACCCCCACTACGTGGACGTCTTCTTGCGGATGCTGCAGGAAGAGGGGGACGGCGGACTGCTGCAACAGTGA
- a CDS encoding GNAT family N-acetyltransferase — translation MEALTLHPLATPDLSAWAEALTLWRPDSPRSAAELAERDRLRTSEEVSRRFWVCGSGGQRIGVLELETPRAENQPGWLQLRVGTPHPELLPRLLDLGVRQARDLQEAAMLIARVREDRPELASHLDCGFTEYGRMFSSHLDLTRLDVAEAADKAAAVRAAGICILPLEQATRAAGLGEFSTSRAAQRRLYDLVVSRLAAVPGAVASRPWPFEVWQARAAERYGSALVFVAVAPGGKWVGLTELFEGSLPGTLRTGLTGVEPQWQGRGVAYALKLAALEAAQERGYRSADTMNHQANAPMLAVNRALGFVPEPATVLLRRRLGPAGQEPEI, via the coding sequence ATGGAAGCGCTTACCCTGCACCCCCTCGCCACACCAGACCTCTCCGCTTGGGCTGAGGCGCTCACGCTCTGGCGGCCGGACAGCCCCCGCAGTGCCGCCGAGCTGGCCGAGCGCGACCGGCTGCGGACCTCCGAAGAAGTGAGCCGGCGGTTCTGGGTGTGCGGCAGTGGAGGGCAGCGGATAGGGGTGCTGGAACTGGAAACGCCCCGCGCCGAGAATCAGCCCGGCTGGCTGCAGCTGCGTGTCGGCACACCGCATCCTGAGCTGCTGCCCCGGCTGCTGGACCTGGGAGTCAGGCAGGCGCGTGACCTGCAAGAAGCGGCCATGCTCATTGCCCGCGTGCGGGAGGACCGGCCTGAACTGGCATCCCATCTGGACTGCGGTTTTACCGAATATGGCCGTATGTTCAGCAGCCACTTGGACCTGACCCGCTTGGATGTTGCGGAAGCGGCGGACAAAGCAGCAGCGGTGCGGGCTGCAGGAATCTGCATCCTCCCTTTGGAGCAGGCCACACGGGCGGCGGGCCTGGGCGAATTCTCTACGTCGCGAGCGGCGCAGAGGCGGCTGTATGACCTGGTGGTGTCGCGGCTGGCCGCAGTGCCGGGCGCTGTAGCTTCCCGCCCCTGGCCCTTCGAGGTCTGGCAGGCACGTGCTGCTGAGCGCTACGGCTCCGCCCTGGTGTTTGTCGCGGTGGCGCCGGGTGGCAAGTGGGTGGGGTTGACCGAGCTGTTTGAAGGGAGCTTGCCCGGCACGCTGCGTACCGGGCTGACCGGAGTAGAGCCGCAGTGGCAGGGCAGAGGAGTGGCCTACGCCCTCAAGCTGGCAGCCCTGGAAGCGGCGCAGGAACGTGGTTACCGCTCGGCGGATACCATGAACCATCAGGCCAATGCTCCGATGCTGGCGGTCAACCGGGCGCTGGGGTTCGTGCCGGAACCGGCCACAGTGCTGCTACGGCGCAGGCTTGGGCCGGCGGGCCAGGAACCTGAAATCTGA